From Haloglomus litoreum, the proteins below share one genomic window:
- a CDS encoding ketopantoate reductase family protein, translating into MEFLVVGAGSLGSLLGGLLAREHEVTLVGRDPHVAAVRESGLTVEGAVETLVHPDARTEPPAGRFDCALVTTKAFDTAAAARDLADTGTTLDAALSLSNGLGNEATLADALGDCAVLAGTCTYGATTPAPGVVRCTGVGEVVLGARAGGPSTTADRVGTAFTEAGIETTVAADMPRRLWEKLAVNAGINAPTALARVENGALLDGPGNAVGRRAAREVARIARAEGVDLSEAAATDAVERVAAATAANTSSMQQDVLAERRTEVDAILGTALERADTHGLTGPTLRTLAELLRAWERARGLR; encoded by the coding sequence ATGGAGTTCCTCGTCGTCGGCGCGGGCTCGCTGGGCAGCCTGCTCGGCGGGTTGCTCGCCCGTGAACACGAGGTGACGCTCGTCGGCCGCGACCCCCATGTCGCCGCCGTCCGGGAGTCCGGCCTGACCGTCGAGGGGGCCGTCGAGACGCTGGTCCACCCGGACGCCCGAACCGAGCCTCCCGCCGGCCGGTTCGACTGCGCGCTCGTGACGACCAAAGCGTTCGACACGGCGGCGGCCGCCCGCGACCTCGCCGACACCGGGACCACCCTGGACGCGGCCCTGTCGCTGTCGAACGGGCTCGGCAACGAGGCGACGCTGGCCGACGCGCTGGGCGACTGTGCGGTGCTGGCCGGCACCTGCACCTACGGCGCGACGACGCCCGCGCCGGGTGTCGTCCGGTGTACGGGCGTCGGCGAGGTGGTGCTGGGTGCGCGAGCGGGCGGGCCCTCGACGACGGCCGACCGTGTGGGAACCGCCTTCACCGAGGCCGGTATCGAGACGACCGTCGCCGCGGATATGCCCCGGCGGCTGTGGGAGAAACTGGCCGTCAACGCCGGCATCAACGCGCCGACCGCGCTTGCCCGGGTCGAGAACGGCGCGCTGCTCGACGGGCCGGGGAACGCCGTCGGTCGGCGGGCCGCCCGGGAGGTGGCCCGAATCGCCCGCGCGGAGGGAGTCGACCTGTCCGAGGCGGCGGCGACCGACGCCGTCGAGCGCGTGGCGGCGGCGACGGCGGCCAACACCTCCTCGATGCAGCAGGACGTCCTCGCCGAGCGGCGCACGGAGGTCGACGCCATCCTCGGGACGGCGCTGGAGCGGGCCGACACGCACGGCCTGACGGGCCCGACACTCCGGACGCTGGCGGAGCTGTTGCGGGCGTGGGAGCGGGCGCGTGGCCTGCGCTGA
- a CDS encoding ArsR/SmtB family transcription factor, producing MSLLPSSPEVSVEENPRVVGLDSDEADALMRALSSDTAREMLSALHEEPLPPSQLADEVDTTLQNAQYHLERLSDAGAIDVVGTAYSEKGREMDVYAPADKPLVIFAGRDDQASGIRAALRRLVGGLAALLFGAVAVQEVFGGGFGQLAPSLFGTGAGGGDGGGAAGDGGDAGGAPATVTDTPTATPEATPSRTPPPETTSGGGDVGIFDTGGTDTATETAATTGGDGGGVGGAGGGTAEPTTTSTPAGTPSETAEPVLETVTEPPETAATATQTVADGAAGPTATPTPTAVNETVTETARTAAEAAAGGDAALGLPPGLIFFLGGAVVLGVAVALTYR from the coding sequence ATGAGCCTCCTGCCCTCCAGTCCGGAGGTGTCCGTCGAGGAGAACCCACGGGTCGTGGGCCTCGACAGCGACGAGGCGGACGCGCTGATGCGTGCGCTCTCCTCCGACACCGCGCGCGAGATGCTGTCGGCGCTCCACGAGGAGCCCCTGCCGCCCTCGCAGCTCGCCGACGAGGTCGACACGACGCTCCAGAACGCGCAGTACCACCTCGAGCGACTCTCCGACGCCGGCGCCATCGACGTGGTCGGCACGGCCTACTCCGAGAAGGGCCGGGAGATGGACGTCTACGCGCCGGCGGACAAGCCGCTGGTCATCTTCGCCGGGCGCGACGACCAGGCCTCGGGTATCCGGGCGGCCCTCCGGCGGCTGGTCGGCGGGCTGGCCGCGCTCCTGTTCGGCGCCGTCGCCGTCCAAGAGGTGTTCGGCGGAGGGTTCGGTCAGCTGGCTCCCTCCCTGTTCGGTACGGGCGCCGGCGGCGGTGACGGCGGCGGTGCTGCCGGCGACGGGGGAGACGCCGGTGGTGCCCCCGCGACGGTCACGGACACGCCGACGGCGACGCCCGAGGCGACCCCCTCCCGGACGCCGCCGCCGGAGACGACCAGCGGTGGCGGCGATGTCGGCATCTTCGATACGGGCGGCACCGACACCGCGACCGAGACGGCGGCCACCACCGGTGGCGACGGTGGCGGCGTGGGGGGTGCGGGGGGCGGCACGGCGGAGCCGACAACCACGTCGACGCCCGCCGGAACCCCGAGCGAGACGGCAGAGCCGGTGCTGGAGACGGTGACCGAGCCCCCCGAGACGGCCGCGACCGCGACGCAGACGGTGGCCGACGGCGCCGCCGGACCGACCGCGACCCCCACGCCGACGGCCGTCAACGAGACGGTCACGGAGACCGCCAGGACGGCCGCCGAGGCCGCCGCGGGCGGCGATGCGGCACTGGGACTCCCGCCGGGGCTGATCTTCTTCCTCGGTGGCGCGGTCGTCCTCGGCGTCGCGGTCGCACTCACCTACCGCTGA